A single window of Nocardia sp. NBC_01327 DNA harbors:
- a CDS encoding ArsR/SmtB family transcription factor, translated as MDDLPHPAADEIQLVNVFAALGHPVRLEIIRALTSGEERFCGEILPAEPKSSMTHHWRALRESGIIHQRREGRKFYLTLRRDDLESRFPGLIDIALADVT; from the coding sequence GTGGACGACCTACCCCACCCCGCCGCTGACGAGATCCAACTCGTCAATGTCTTCGCCGCCCTCGGCCACCCGGTCCGCCTCGAAATCATCCGGGCCCTGACCTCCGGCGAGGAGCGCTTCTGCGGCGAAATCCTGCCCGCCGAACCGAAATCCAGCATGACCCACCACTGGCGCGCCCTCCGCGAAAGCGGCATCATCCACCAGCGCCGCGAAGGCCGAAAGTTCTACCTGACCCTCCGCCGCGACGATCTCGAATCCCGCTTCCCCGGCCTGATCGACATCGCCCTCGCCGACGTCACGTAG
- a CDS encoding HNH endonuclease signature motif containing protein, whose protein sequence is MNPGAETTIVSSAHALDTAVENLLNTSLTPLCDEQFITLMGEVETSMRKLEAVKHRFVTETCTRSLAARAGSTSPIKFLEQTLRLSHADAASRVNAAKQLSPQPALGGDLEPELAYVAEAQRAGDISVDHVRRITQVLKRIPCAADPGQKDLAQDVLTTYARTGSPDKLIDLGEIILAHIDPDGTLTQDKDRDRMRGLTLGRKRADAMSPLIGEITEPLREVLEPLLAKFARPGMCNPGDPDSPKVADRTLDRDKLKAAAERDSRSAAQRNHDALLAVLRFQLDRPKLGSHRGLPVEAIITMRLEDVERGAGIATTATGGTLTIAQALELAAGTRPLLVVLNKAGLPLYLGRGRDRLASPAQRLALIASDKGCTRPGCSAPASIAAAHHVTGWAEGGRTDIDNLTLACDGCHAMIHDGPGGWKTIVMGEDTPFPGRTGWIAPPHIDPTGTPQVNHLHHTGELMAGALTQIRTRDRAQRARRQAWLDARKTTPVRE, encoded by the coding sequence ATGAATCCGGGGGCAGAAACCACAATCGTATCGAGTGCACACGCACTCGATACCGCCGTGGAAAACCTCCTGAACACCTCCCTCACCCCACTGTGCGACGAGCAATTCATCACGCTCATGGGCGAGGTCGAGACCAGCATGCGCAAACTCGAAGCCGTCAAACACCGCTTCGTCACCGAAACCTGCACCCGCAGCCTGGCCGCCCGCGCCGGATCAACCTCACCGATCAAATTCCTCGAACAAACCCTCCGCCTGTCCCACGCCGACGCCGCCTCCCGGGTCAACGCCGCCAAACAACTGAGCCCGCAACCCGCCCTCGGCGGGGACCTGGAACCGGAACTGGCCTACGTGGCCGAAGCCCAACGGGCCGGGGACATCTCGGTCGATCACGTGCGCCGGATCACGCAGGTCCTCAAGCGCATCCCGTGCGCGGCCGACCCGGGGCAGAAGGACCTCGCCCAGGACGTTTTGACCACGTACGCGCGTACCGGCAGCCCGGACAAGCTGATCGATCTCGGAGAGATCATCCTGGCGCACATCGATCCGGACGGCACCTTGACCCAGGACAAGGACCGCGACCGCATGCGCGGACTCACCCTCGGACGCAAACGCGCCGACGCCATGTCCCCGTTGATCGGGGAGATCACCGAGCCGTTGCGGGAAGTCCTGGAACCCTTGCTGGCCAAGTTCGCCCGCCCCGGCATGTGCAACCCGGGCGATCCGGACAGCCCGAAGGTCGCCGACCGCACCCTCGACCGGGACAAGCTCAAAGCCGCCGCTGAACGTGATAGCCGCTCGGCCGCGCAACGCAATCATGATGCGTTGCTGGCGGTGCTGCGGTTTCAGCTCGACCGCCCCAAACTCGGCTCCCACCGGGGACTGCCGGTCGAGGCGATCATCACCATGCGCCTCGAGGATGTGGAGCGGGGTGCCGGGATCGCGACCACCGCGACCGGGGGCACCCTGACCATCGCGCAAGCCCTGGAACTGGCCGCCGGAACCCGCCCCCTGTTGGTGGTGTTGAACAAGGCCGGGCTGCCCCTGTATTTGGGGCGGGGTCGGGACCGGTTGGCCAGTCCCGCACAACGACTGGCGTTGATCGCCTCCGACAAGGGTTGCACCCGCCCCGGGTGCAGTGCCCCCGCCTCGATAGCGGCCGCCCATCATGTCACCGGGTGGGCCGAAGGCGGGCGCACCGATATCGACAACCTGACCCTCGCCTGCGATGGGTGCCACGCCATGATCCACGACGGCCCCGGCGGCTGGAAAACCATCGTCATGGGCGAAGACACACCGTTTCCGGGCCGGACCGGGTGGATCGCCCCACCGCATATCGACCCCACCGGCACCCCGCAGGTCAACCACCTGCACCACACCGGTGAGCTGATGGCCGGTGCCCTGACCCAGATCCGCACCCGCGACCGGGCACAACGGGCGCGGCGGCAAGCTTGGCTCGATGCCCGCAAAACCACCCCCGTCCGCGAATAG
- a CDS encoding FixH family protein — MTTRRGLLLIAAAVIVALVTWWVWPSDSAPAQRMTAGPYRVQLTVGGGSAHTGDNTAELEITDQQGKPAAPDRVSVEPAMPQMGHAVPPATATTVTPGHYRAAVNLPMPGQWEIAVNLSGPQGAGRATFSVRAN; from the coding sequence ATGACCACCCGCAGAGGTCTGCTGTTGATCGCCGCCGCGGTGATCGTGGCGTTGGTGACATGGTGGGTGTGGCCGAGCGATTCGGCACCGGCCCAGCGCATGACCGCCGGGCCCTACCGCGTCCAGTTGACCGTCGGCGGCGGATCGGCGCATACCGGCGACAATACGGCCGAGCTGGAGATTACCGATCAGCAAGGCAAACCCGCTGCACCGGACCGGGTTTCGGTGGAACCTGCCATGCCGCAGATGGGGCATGCGGTACCGCCCGCCACCGCCACGACCGTGACACCCGGCCACTACCGCGCCGCCGTGAATCTGCCCATGCCGGGGCAGTGGGAGATCGCGGTGAACCTGTCCGGCCCGCAGGGCGCCGGGCGCGCCACCTTTTCCGTCCGAGCCAACTGA
- a CDS encoding MarR family winged helix-turn-helix transcriptional regulator, which produces MDTKEEAGGHRTPRAVGFLLAQVGAHAANRFAEGTAALDLTPAQAGLLRALVFRPGRSQRELADDLGMPPSRFVQFADKLEERGLIERKRNPDDRRLHALFLTPKGQATLGELGVVAMDNEAQLCRSLTDDEHRQLADMLGRIAADQGLSPGVHPGYKSV; this is translated from the coding sequence GTGGACACGAAAGAAGAAGCGGGCGGACATCGCACACCCCGGGCGGTCGGCTTCCTGCTTGCCCAGGTCGGAGCGCATGCCGCCAATAGATTCGCCGAGGGCACCGCGGCGCTGGACCTGACGCCGGCTCAGGCCGGTCTACTGCGCGCGCTCGTCTTCCGGCCCGGCCGCAGTCAGCGCGAACTCGCCGATGATCTGGGCATGCCGCCCAGCCGCTTCGTGCAGTTCGCGGACAAGCTCGAGGAGCGCGGCCTGATCGAACGCAAGCGCAATCCGGACGACAGGCGTCTGCACGCGCTGTTCCTGACGCCGAAGGGGCAGGCGACGCTGGGCGAACTCGGGGTGGTCGCCATGGACAACGAGGCGCAGCTGTGCCGTTCCCTGACCGACGACGAGCATCGGCAACTCGCCGATATGCTCGGCCGCATCGCCGCCGATCAGGGGCTCAGCCCGGGCGTGCACCCGGGGTACAAATCGGTGTGA
- a CDS encoding DUF4386 domain-containing protein, producing the protein MSTTTARTSTTRINPVVLAPVLAFAGFTIAYVATNAGVPHPDASGADVLAYTTSHTGLIKAGAVLMLLSATPLAIAGALLQRTLRAPAIAVVGAGLAAAALTLSALFAWAGGHLAGSSTPELARAIADLGYLTGGPAYSAGFGLLIIGIAVPALLNRSLPPVLVWIGLAIAVAAALSTLALIASGFGYLLPVVRFGGLLWLIATAVVLSRR; encoded by the coding sequence ATGAGCACCACCACCGCTCGCACCAGCACCACTCGCATCAACCCCGTAGTTCTCGCCCCCGTCCTGGCCTTCGCCGGATTCACCATCGCCTACGTGGCCACCAATGCCGGCGTCCCGCACCCCGATGCCAGCGGCGCGGATGTGCTCGCCTACACGACCTCGCACACCGGACTGATCAAGGCCGGAGCGGTGCTGATGTTGCTGTCGGCGACCCCGCTGGCCATTGCGGGCGCACTGCTGCAGCGCACACTGCGCGCTCCGGCCATTGCCGTCGTCGGCGCCGGGCTCGCTGCCGCCGCACTCACCCTCAGCGCGCTGTTCGCCTGGGCCGGTGGGCATCTGGCCGGTAGCAGCACACCGGAACTGGCCCGCGCGATCGCCGATCTGGGCTACCTGACCGGCGGGCCCGCCTATTCCGCCGGATTCGGACTGCTGATCATCGGGATTGCGGTTCCGGCACTGCTGAATCGGTCGCTGCCACCGGTGCTGGTGTGGATCGGCCTCGCCATCGCCGTGGCCGCGGCTCTGTCCACGCTGGCGCTCATTGCCTCGGGGTTCGGCTATCTGCTTCCGGTCGTCCGGTTCGGCGGCCTGCTCTGGCTGATCGCCACCGCCGTAGTGCTCTCCCGTCGCTGA
- a CDS encoding SDR family NAD(P)-dependent oxidoreductase, whose protein sequence is MSLSSYSDLSGKIAVITGGSRGIGAQTARMLAAQGVRVCLVGRDEKALDAVAAEISEAGGTALAAVADVTDATALEQVRELVESRLGLVQILAAFAGGVGEPVPSPNLTEQRWHQALDSNLTSAFLTIQAFLPGMIAQGSGSIITMSSTAGRQPSQANLAYGVAKAGVIMLTRHLATELGPNGIRVNALAPSSIRTEKVAAHMPESVQQQVAAAHPLRRLGLTTDVGEAALFLASDASSYLSGITIDVAGGRITN, encoded by the coding sequence ATGTCCCTCAGCAGCTACTCCGACCTCTCCGGCAAGATCGCGGTAATCACCGGCGGCTCACGCGGTATCGGCGCACAGACCGCCCGCATGCTGGCCGCCCAGGGGGTGCGGGTCTGCCTGGTCGGCCGCGACGAGAAGGCACTCGACGCTGTCGCGGCGGAGATCAGCGAGGCCGGTGGCACGGCGCTGGCGGCCGTCGCCGATGTCACCGATGCGACTGCGCTGGAACAGGTCCGGGAGCTCGTGGAGAGCCGACTCGGCCTGGTCCAGATTCTCGCCGCCTTCGCCGGTGGCGTGGGCGAGCCGGTGCCGAGCCCGAATCTCACCGAACAGCGCTGGCATCAGGCGCTGGATTCGAATCTGACCTCGGCCTTCCTCACCATCCAGGCCTTCCTGCCCGGCATGATCGCCCAGGGTTCCGGCAGCATCATCACCATGTCCTCCACCGCGGGCCGCCAGCCCAGCCAGGCGAATCTGGCCTACGGGGTCGCCAAGGCCGGAGTGATCATGCTGACCCGGCACCTCGCCACCGAACTCGGCCCCAACGGCATTCGCGTCAATGCCCTGGCCCCGTCCTCGATTCGCACCGAGAAGGTGGCCGCGCATATGCCCGAGTCCGTGCAGCAGCAGGTCGCGGCCGCGCACCCGCTGCGCCGCCTCGGCCTGACCACCGATGTCGGTGAGGCGGCCCTGTTCCTGGCCTCCGACGCCTCGTCCTATCTGTCCGGCATCACCATCGATGTGGCGGGCGGGCGGATCACGAACTGA
- a CDS encoding TMEM175 family protein, with product MTRYHRIAAQDLGRLAALSDGIFAVAMTLLVLDLHVPAAQTWHERLLWSTGAVSDEEQVWHALTHTGPQFVICLLGFLTLGMFWIGQQTQLNLLTRADRSLAWIHIMFLFGICLVPFATALLAAFPQSRLALLVYWVDLLYLGLVQLGGLRYARRAELFADTTTPEDVTAIRRRIGVVQMLYAASVALCPVSTYLSIGVIIALQVNSAVSPPIRPLNKF from the coding sequence GTGACCCGCTATCACCGCATCGCCGCTCAGGATCTGGGCCGGCTCGCCGCGCTGAGCGACGGGATATTCGCTGTCGCAATGACTTTGCTGGTCCTGGATCTGCACGTACCGGCCGCGCAGACCTGGCACGAGCGACTGCTGTGGTCGACCGGCGCGGTATCCGACGAGGAGCAGGTGTGGCACGCCCTGACCCACACCGGACCACAGTTCGTCATCTGCCTGCTGGGGTTCCTCACCCTGGGCATGTTCTGGATCGGACAGCAGACCCAGCTGAACCTGCTGACCCGCGCCGACCGATCGCTGGCATGGATCCACATCATGTTCCTGTTCGGAATCTGCCTGGTGCCCTTCGCGACCGCACTGCTGGCCGCGTTTCCGCAATCACGCCTGGCGCTGCTGGTCTACTGGGTGGATCTGCTCTACCTCGGCCTGGTGCAGCTCGGGGGCCTGCGATACGCCCGCCGGGCGGAACTCTTCGCCGACACCACCACACCCGAAGACGTGACGGCGATTCGACGTCGCATCGGCGTCGTGCAGATGCTGTACGCCGCGAGCGTGGCGCTGTGCCCCGTCAGCACCTATCTGAGCATCGGCGTGATCATCGCGCTACAGGTGAATTCGGCTGTCTCCCCGCCCATTCGCCCGTTGAACAAATTCTGA
- a CDS encoding Rieske 2Fe-2S domain-containing protein, with amino-acid sequence MILRRDRPGLSELPRDPRADQYPMPSVPDGWYAVLRSAHLRRGKVVSLHYFGRALVAFRGRDGEVAVRDAHCPHYGAHLGAGGKVVDGKLECPFHGWQFDTDGSCASAPFAARAPRVALGGFPVREHSGLIFVYTGSEEPAWEVPVVPEATAPDYARPIDDVLQARIHVQEMRENIVDESHFHHIHGQSEPPVQDLHPDGPFAEIHSRFRKSVLGYWLDNSFDVFMYGPGVMVVRTSGLLITMTAIALTTPIDDTTSELRMLYYIQRPARAPFATPLLKLAFRMVALDEVREELEIWDHKIHRPRPVLLPHEKGIKALRRWYAQFYSPESPRGISNTLPQNESRELETSS; translated from the coding sequence GTGATCCTACGACGTGATCGTCCCGGCCTATCCGAGTTGCCGCGCGATCCGCGCGCCGACCAATATCCGATGCCCAGCGTGCCCGACGGCTGGTACGCGGTCCTGCGCAGCGCACATCTGCGCCGCGGCAAGGTTGTCAGCCTGCACTACTTCGGCCGTGCGCTCGTCGCCTTCCGCGGCCGCGACGGCGAAGTCGCCGTCCGCGATGCGCACTGCCCGCACTACGGCGCCCATTTGGGCGCCGGCGGAAAGGTGGTGGACGGCAAGCTCGAATGTCCTTTTCACGGCTGGCAATTCGATACCGACGGCTCCTGCGCCTCCGCGCCGTTCGCCGCCCGCGCACCCCGCGTCGCGCTGGGCGGGTTCCCGGTTCGCGAACACAGCGGGCTGATCTTCGTCTACACCGGGTCGGAGGAACCGGCCTGGGAGGTGCCCGTCGTCCCGGAAGCCACGGCCCCGGACTACGCCCGCCCGATCGACGATGTCCTGCAGGCCCGCATCCACGTACAGGAGATGCGGGAGAACATCGTCGACGAATCCCACTTCCACCACATTCACGGCCAGAGCGAACCGCCCGTGCAGGACCTGCATCCCGACGGGCCGTTCGCCGAGATCCACAGCCGGTTCCGCAAATCCGTGCTGGGGTACTGGCTCGACAACAGCTTCGACGTCTTCATGTACGGGCCCGGCGTCATGGTGGTGCGGACCAGCGGACTGCTGATCACCATGACCGCGATCGCGCTCACCACGCCGATCGACGACACCACCAGCGAGCTGCGGATGCTGTACTACATCCAGCGCCCGGCCCGCGCACCGTTCGCCACTCCCCTGCTGAAGCTGGCCTTCCGCATGGTCGCGCTGGACGAGGTGCGGGAGGAATTGGAAATCTGGGATCACAAGATCCACCGGCCCCGGCCGGTACTGCTTCCGCACGAGAAGGGCATCAAGGCGCTGCGGCGCTGGTATGCCCAGTTCTATTCCCCAGAATCACCGCGGGGAATCTCGAATACGCTGCCGCAGAACGAATCCCGAGAACTGGAGACCAGCAGCTAG
- a CDS encoding poly(ethylene terephthalate) hydrolase family protein, which translates to MARTLTRTLAALAAATCLATAAAATATAAPNEQAAGTIESGYSAPGPWQVTAQPAFACCDTTGAAYDVWYPTDLGANGFRHPIIAWGDGTLALPRQYTYLLQHLASWGFVVIAPENEATGTGADIAAAANYLVQQNSTPASIFFQKLNTGEIGAIGHSQGAVGVLNAMIDSGGAIKTAVPIELPVQLTCLPGICADTRRIGAGSVFFVNGAQDTVISPSTQPQPWQTSGLQSDQAYYEATPDTVAKAWATVNDANHNDVQGQPDCAAASFPCVRGVYSYLGYPTAWLLDQLTGDARAHSVFVSGTGELFDRTGSWSNQISNIVS; encoded by the coding sequence ATGGCCCGCACACTGACCCGCACACTGGCAGCGCTGGCTGCCGCCACCTGCCTCGCGACCGCCGCGGCAGCCACCGCGACGGCGGCCCCGAACGAGCAGGCGGCGGGCACGATCGAATCCGGCTACAGCGCACCCGGGCCGTGGCAGGTGACCGCGCAGCCCGCCTTCGCATGCTGCGATACGACCGGCGCGGCCTACGACGTGTGGTACCCAACCGATCTGGGCGCCAATGGTTTCCGGCATCCGATCATCGCCTGGGGCGACGGCACGCTCGCACTGCCGCGCCAGTACACATATCTGCTCCAGCATTTGGCGTCGTGGGGTTTTGTCGTGATCGCCCCCGAGAACGAGGCCACCGGGACCGGCGCCGATATCGCGGCCGCCGCGAACTACCTGGTGCAGCAGAACTCGACGCCCGCGAGCATCTTCTTCCAGAAGTTGAACACCGGCGAGATCGGGGCCATCGGCCATTCACAGGGCGCCGTCGGCGTACTGAACGCCATGATCGACTCCGGTGGCGCGATCAAGACCGCCGTCCCGATCGAACTGCCCGTGCAGCTGACCTGCCTGCCCGGCATCTGCGCCGACACCCGGCGGATCGGGGCGGGCTCGGTGTTCTTCGTGAACGGTGCGCAGGACACTGTCATCTCACCCTCGACCCAACCGCAGCCGTGGCAGACGAGCGGATTGCAGTCCGATCAGGCCTATTACGAGGCGACTCCGGACACCGTGGCCAAGGCGTGGGCCACGGTGAACGACGCCAACCACAACGATGTGCAGGGGCAGCCCGATTGCGCGGCGGCGAGCTTCCCTTGCGTGCGCGGGGTGTATAGCTATCTCGGCTACCCGACCGCGTGGTTGCTGGACCAGCTGACCGGTGATGCGCGGGCGCACAGCGTCTTCGTCTCGGGCACCGGCGAACTCTTCGACCGAACCGGAAGCTGGAGCAATCAGATCAGCAATATCGTCTCCTGA
- a CDS encoding TetR/AcrR family transcriptional regulator, protein MRQRQRGGRAAQAEDRRETILRAAMEVIAERGYRGASLAAVAERVGLTQPGLLHYFPSKELLLIGVLEARDRWDITAFPAKSESSWRIADVEQLVDYNAMRRGLVQTFAALAGEAVTDDHPAREFFKERYEDARAALADVLRNEFGERLPGGLTPEQAAPLLVAVMDGLQTQWLLDPDAVDMAAVFRDFTPLLGVRTGNESERETA, encoded by the coding sequence GTGAGGCAGCGACAGCGTGGCGGGCGGGCCGCCCAGGCGGAGGACCGGCGGGAGACCATCCTGCGGGCCGCAATGGAGGTCATCGCCGAGCGCGGCTACCGCGGCGCATCGCTGGCGGCGGTAGCCGAACGCGTCGGCCTGACGCAGCCGGGGCTGCTGCACTACTTCCCCAGTAAAGAGCTGCTGCTGATCGGCGTGCTCGAAGCCCGCGACCGCTGGGATATCACCGCGTTCCCCGCGAAGTCCGAAAGCTCCTGGCGGATAGCCGATGTCGAGCAGCTGGTGGACTACAACGCCATGCGCCGCGGCCTCGTGCAGACCTTCGCCGCCCTCGCCGGCGAGGCCGTCACCGACGATCATCCCGCGCGGGAATTCTTCAAGGAACGCTATGAGGACGCCCGCGCGGCACTGGCGGACGTCCTGCGCAATGAATTCGGCGAGCGGCTACCCGGCGGCCTGACACCGGAACAGGCTGCGCCCCTGCTGGTCGCGGTCATGGACGGCCTGCAGACCCAGTGGCTACTGGATCCCGACGCCGTGGACATGGCCGCCGTATTCCGGGACTTCACGCCGCTGCTGGGCGTGCGGACCGGGAACGAGTCCGAACGCGAAACCGCCTGA
- a CDS encoding SDR family NAD(P)-dependent oxidoreductase has translation MTRRAVVSGGGTGIGRAVARRLAADGDAVIIVGRREGVLRAAADDINKALGEERVTIAVGDLEVPEQVRALGARIAAGGAVDVLVNNAGGNPVQQPDGLAALADAYTDTFRLNVLTAVLLTEALIPHFTAPGGRIVSVSSIAALRGAGPYGAAKAALHGWSMGLAQQLAPQGITVNLVAPGFVPATEFWAERLTPELEADRVSQIPLGRPGTPDEIAAGIAHLASPEAGWTTGQILQINGGTLLGRG, from the coding sequence ATGACACGACGCGCGGTGGTCAGCGGTGGCGGTACCGGAATCGGCAGGGCCGTGGCACGACGCCTCGCCGCCGACGGCGATGCGGTGATCATCGTCGGGCGCCGCGAGGGCGTACTGCGGGCTGCCGCCGACGACATCAACAAAGCCCTGGGCGAGGAGCGCGTGACCATCGCCGTCGGCGATCTCGAAGTGCCCGAACAGGTTCGAGCGCTGGGTGCACGGATCGCGGCGGGTGGAGCCGTCGATGTCCTGGTCAACAATGCCGGCGGCAATCCCGTGCAGCAGCCGGACGGGCTGGCCGCGCTCGCCGACGCCTATACCGATACCTTCCGGCTGAACGTCCTCACGGCAGTCCTGTTGACCGAGGCCCTCATTCCCCATTTCACCGCTCCCGGCGGCCGCATCGTCTCGGTCAGCTCCATTGCCGCACTGCGCGGCGCGGGCCCCTACGGCGCAGCCAAGGCGGCACTGCACGGCTGGTCCATGGGGCTCGCACAACAGCTTGCGCCCCAAGGTATTACCGTCAACCTCGTCGCCCCCGGCTTCGTCCCCGCCACCGAATTCTGGGCCGAGCGCCTCACCCCCGAGCTCGAAGCCGACCGCGTGTCGCAGATCCCCCTCGGACGCCCCGGCACTCCCGACGAAATCGCTGCGGGCATAGCCCATCTCGCGTCCCCGGAAGCGGGCTGGACCACCGGCCAGATCCTGCAGATCAACGGCGGCACGCTGCTCGGTCGCGGCTGA
- a CDS encoding TetR/AcrR family transcriptional regulator, with protein MSRRTDILEAAVRVVAQRGIRGLRVEELAQEAGVSTALIYYHFRDRAGVVSSTLEFISTRAEQYTEVDADPEADPRGHLEQTLLRELQDTPMVVENSTAWGELRASAIFQPELREQLQAATARWTDYIGELIRTAQRHGSVPPEVDSGAAAERLTASIEGLSMRWLSGSLELDRARKLLSGNLIAELGSSGEQR; from the coding sequence ATGTCCCGTCGCACCGACATTCTGGAGGCCGCTGTCCGGGTTGTCGCCCAGCGTGGCATTCGCGGCCTGCGGGTCGAGGAGCTCGCGCAGGAGGCCGGTGTATCGACCGCGCTGATCTACTACCACTTCCGCGATCGCGCGGGCGTGGTGTCGAGCACGCTGGAGTTCATCAGCACCCGCGCCGAGCAGTACACCGAAGTGGACGCCGATCCCGAGGCCGATCCGCGCGGGCACCTCGAGCAGACGCTGCTGCGGGAGTTGCAGGACACCCCGATGGTCGTCGAGAACAGCACGGCCTGGGGCGAATTGCGCGCCTCGGCCATTTTCCAGCCCGAACTGCGCGAGCAATTGCAGGCGGCCACGGCGCGCTGGACGGACTACATCGGCGAACTCATCCGCACCGCGCAGCGGCACGGCAGCGTGCCGCCCGAGGTGGACTCCGGCGCCGCGGCCGAACGACTCACCGCCTCGATCGAGGGCCTGAGCATGCGCTGGCTCAGCGGATCGCTGGAGCTGGATCGGGCGCGAAAGCTGCTGAGCGGTAATCTGATCGCGGAACTTGGATCGTCAGGGGAGCAGCGATGA